The DNA sequence CGCCGTATCCAATTAAATAGCTTACCAATCATAGTAATAGAATATGGATACTAAACTCGTTCTGCTGCGCCACGGCGAGAGCCTCTGGAACCTGGAAAACCGCTTCACCGGCTGGACCGATGTCGACTTGACCGACCAGGGCATCGCGGAGGCCCACCAGGCAGGGAAACAGCTGCTGGAGGAGGGCTTCGAATTTGACCTCGCCTTCACCTCCGTCCTTAAACGGGCCGTCCGCACCCTGTGGCTGGTACTCGATGAAATGGACCTGATGTGGATACCGGTGGAGCGCAGCTGGCGGCTCAACGAACGGCATTACGGCGCGTTGCAGGGACTGAACAAGGCCGAAACCGCCCAGCAGTACGGCCCCGAGCAGGTTCACCTCTGGCGGCGCAGCTACGACGTGCCACCGCCCGCCCTGGAGCCGGAAGATCCCCGCCACCCACGCTTCGATCCGCGCTATGCCGGCTTGAATCCAGAAGAACTGCCCGCCACCGAGTCTCTGGCCGATACCTATCGGCGGGTGATGCCTTATTGGGAAAAAGCTATTGCGCCCAGTCTGCGGCAGGGAAGGACCGTGCTGATCTCCGCCCACGGGAACAGCCTTCGCGCCCTGGTAAAGCACCTGGGCCACATCTCCGACGAAGATATCAGCCAGCTCAACATCCCCACCGGCATCCCGCTGCTATATGAGTTTGACGAGCAGTTGAACGTTCTGGGCTCCCGCTACCTTGGCGATCAAGAAGCGGCCAGGGCGGCGGCCGAAGCTGTCGCCCGGCAGGCGGAAGCGGCGAAAGGAGATCGGAATCCAAAGTGATAGACCGAAACCTTCCACTTTCTTACGTGAACCCATTGTTAAACCTGAACAGGCGGTGTTAAACTGGCAGGTGATTTT is a window from the Candidatus Neomarinimicrobiota bacterium genome containing:
- the gpmA gene encoding 2,3-diphosphoglycerate-dependent phosphoglycerate mutase, yielding MDTKLVLLRHGESLWNLENRFTGWTDVDLTDQGIAEAHQAGKQLLEEGFEFDLAFTSVLKRAVRTLWLVLDEMDLMWIPVERSWRLNERHYGALQGLNKAETAQQYGPEQVHLWRRSYDVPPPALEPEDPRHPRFDPRYAGLNPEELPATESLADTYRRVMPYWEKAIAPSLRQGRTVLISAHGNSLRALVKHLGHISDEDISQLNIPTGIPLLYEFDEQLNVLGSRYLGDQEAARAAAEAVARQAEAAKGDRNPK